From one Deltaproteobacteria bacterium CG2_30_66_27 genomic stretch:
- a CDS encoding GTPase: protein MRDLDDEIPAAIRTLKGLYRRTGRAYILGVTGAPGAGKSTLVNRITAHLRKRGLSIGIVAIDPTSPFSGGAILGDRIRMQEHALDEGVFIKSLATRGHLGGLSRSTIDIVNVMDAMGKDIILIETVGVGQDEVEVVKVAHTNLVVVVPGLGDDIQAIKAGILEIADIFVVNKSDRDGADKAKHEIETMVSMGDFKEGEWKPPVLSAVAATDKGTRELLEAVDRHKEYVYQEGNLFRYRREKARIELVEILKTRLIGKAMSDLDAHGLLEPLLADMANKRKDPYTISEKVVDHSFAFHLLNGGKAGSVKKRGKRG, encoded by the coding sequence ATGCGGGACCTGGACGACGAGATCCCCGCGGCGATCCGCACGCTGAAGGGCCTGTACCGGCGCACGGGACGCGCCTACATCCTTGGAGTGACAGGAGCTCCGGGCGCCGGGAAATCGACCCTCGTCAACCGGATCACCGCGCATCTGCGCAAGCGCGGATTGTCGATTGGAATCGTCGCGATCGACCCGACGAGCCCCTTCTCCGGCGGCGCCATCCTCGGAGACCGGATCCGGATGCAGGAACACGCGCTCGACGAGGGCGTGTTCATCAAGAGCCTCGCCACCCGGGGGCATCTCGGGGGACTTTCCCGCTCCACCATCGACATCGTGAACGTCATGGACGCCATGGGGAAGGACATCATCCTCATCGAGACGGTCGGCGTCGGTCAGGACGAGGTGGAGGTCGTCAAGGTGGCGCACACCAACCTCGTCGTCGTCGTTCCCGGGCTGGGGGACGACATCCAGGCGATCAAGGCGGGGATCCTCGAGATCGCGGACATCTTCGTCGTCAACAAGTCGGATCGGGACGGGGCCGACAAGGCGAAACACGAGATCGAGACGATGGTCTCGATGGGAGACTTCAAGGAGGGGGAGTGGAAGCCCCCCGTTCTCTCCGCCGTCGCGGCGACCGATAAGGGAACGAGGGAACTTCTCGAAGCCGTGGACCGGCACAAGGAATATGTCTACCAGGAGGGGAACCTTTTCCGGTACCGACGTGAAAAGGCGCGGATCGAACTGGTGGAGATCCTCAAGACCCGGCTGATCGGAAAAGCCATGTCGGATCTGGACGCCCACGGACTCCTCGAACCGCTGCTGGCGGACATGGCGAACAAGCGGAAAGATCCGTACACCATTTCCGAGAAGGTGGTCGACCACAGTTTCGCGTTCCATCTCCTGAACGGCGGGAAGGCCGGGTCGGTGAAGAAAAGGGGGAAGCGCGGATGA
- a CDS encoding acyl-CoA dehydrogenase, with translation MEFVLNDEQQALRDMLRTFVAKEVRPNAGEWDATAEFPRETVAKLGELGLLGAMVPEEYGGSAMGTVSYAVAVEEIAKGDGSLGLTVASHNSLCTAHILAAGSEAVKRKYLPGLASGRVLGAWGLTEPGSGSDSLGMRTKAEWKKDRWVINGSKMFITQGNVAGVYVILAVTDREKGKDGVTAFVFPAGTKGLSVGKTLHKLGMRSSDTAELVFEDLEVGADAVVGQVNSGFRDTMKNLAGGRISIAALSVGIGLGAMREALAYSKERSQFGRAVSEFQAIQWMFADMGTELEAAELMTFRAASIKDAGRPYTREAAMAKLFASEAAMRATIKAVQVFGGYGYTHDYPAERYMRDAKLCEIGEGTSEVQRIIIARDLIRSH, from the coding sequence ATGGAGTTCGTCCTGAACGACGAGCAGCAGGCGCTGCGCGACATGCTGAGGACGTTCGTGGCGAAGGAGGTCCGCCCGAACGCGGGGGAGTGGGACGCCACGGCGGAGTTTCCCCGGGAGACGGTCGCGAAACTGGGCGAACTCGGCCTCCTCGGGGCGATGGTCCCCGAGGAGTACGGCGGATCCGCGATGGGCACGGTGAGCTACGCCGTCGCGGTGGAAGAGATCGCGAAGGGGGACGGCTCCCTCGGCTTGACGGTTGCGTCCCACAACTCCCTCTGCACCGCCCATATTCTCGCGGCCGGGTCGGAGGCGGTGAAGCGGAAATATCTTCCCGGGCTGGCGTCCGGACGGGTGCTCGGGGCCTGGGGCCTCACCGAGCCGGGTTCGGGGTCGGACTCCCTCGGGATGCGGACGAAGGCGGAGTGGAAGAAGGACCGCTGGGTGATCAACGGAAGCAAGATGTTCATCACCCAGGGAAACGTCGCCGGGGTGTACGTGATCCTTGCCGTCACGGACAGGGAGAAGGGGAAGGACGGCGTCACCGCGTTCGTTTTCCCTGCCGGAACGAAGGGGCTCTCGGTCGGGAAAACGCTTCACAAGTTGGGGATGCGCTCCTCGGACACCGCCGAACTGGTTTTCGAGGATCTCGAGGTGGGGGCCGACGCCGTGGTGGGACAGGTCAACTCCGGATTCCGGGACACGATGAAAAACCTCGCCGGGGGGCGGATCTCGATCGCCGCCCTCTCCGTGGGGATCGGCCTCGGGGCAATGCGCGAGGCGCTGGCGTATTCGAAGGAGCGGTCGCAGTTCGGTCGCGCGGTGTCGGAGTTCCAGGCGATCCAGTGGATGTTCGCGGACATGGGGACCGAGCTGGAGGCGGCGGAGCTGATGACCTTCCGGGCGGCGTCGATCAAGGACGCCGGTCGCCCCTACACCCGGGAAGCAGCGATGGCCAAGCTGTTCGCCTCCGAGGCGGCGATGCGGGCGACGATCAAGGCGGTCCAGGTGTTCGGCGGGTACGGGTACACCCATGACTATCCGGCGGAGCGGTACATGCGGGACGCGAAGCTGTGCGAGATCGGAGAAGGCACCTCCGAGGTCCAGCGGATCATCATCGCCCGCGACCTGATCCGGAGTCACTGA